The following are encoded in a window of Ictalurus punctatus breed USDA103 chromosome 13, Coco_2.0, whole genome shotgun sequence genomic DNA:
- the ndr2 gene encoding nodal-related 2 isoform X1, giving the protein MKAAGGLVLLLHLGALGLGSGFSTQRNESQYFPFYMMRLYHSFSTNQTPAPPSSSSSSSAPLHHLHPHHHVDPDRALRADTVRSVAPRNVVFRDRNWITTFDLSTLLSERHVQAVELRIRVPTVTLQPEVTVELRHHQDRPCPKRSVCIEDQSLGFLPESSLISSSNHWRVYNVTARLLRWMDVALSQRRSRAMRRKVKGHAPSGVKVANMGMNRALLVVFSHEGSKDGEQDKASLLRTAERSKFLLSAESQVVRRVKRQKSRRKNDKNEREKENEKKSLCRRVDMHVDFNQIGWGSWIIFPKKYNAYRCEGACPNPLGQDFHPTNHAYMQSLLKHFQPGRVPSPCCAPVRTSALSMLYYENGEMILRHHEEMVVEECGCH; this is encoded by the exons ATGAAGGCAGCGGGAGGGTTGGTGCTCCTGCTCCACCTCGGCGCTCTGGGACTGGGATCAGGATTCAGCACTCAGAGGAACGAGAGTCAGTATTTTCCCTTCTACATGATGCGTCTGTATCACAGCTTCAGCACCAATCAGACTCCAGCACcgccatcttcatcatcttcatcatcagcaCCACTTCATCACCTCCATCCTCATCATCACGTGGATCCGGACAGAGCGCTGAGAGCCGACACGGTCCGCAGCGTCGCTCCCAGGA atgtAGTCTTTCGAGACAGAAACTGGATCACGACCTTTGACCTTTCCACTTTGCTCTCGGAGCGCCACGTCCAGGCTGTCGAGCTGAGGATCCGCGTTCCTACGGTGACCCTTCAGCCAGAGGTTACCGTGGAGCTGCGTCATCATCAGGACCGGCCGTGTCCCAAACGCAGCGTGTGCATCGAGGACCAGTCACTGGGATTTCTCCCAGAATCCTCTCTGATCAGCTCGTCCAATCATTGGAGAGTGTATAACGTCACGGCTCGGCTGCTCCGCTGGATGGACGTCGCGCTCTCGCAGAGGAGGAGTAGGGCGATGAGGAGgaaggtcaaaggtcacgcCCCTTCAGGCGTCAAGGTGGCAAACATGGGAATGAATCGCGCGCTGCTGGTGGTGTTCTCACACGAGGGATCGAAGGACGGAGAGCAGGATAAAGCAAGTCTGCTTCGTACGGCCGAGCGCTCCAAATTCCTCCTGAGTGCGGAGAGTCAGGTGGTGAGGAGGGTGAAGAGGCAGAAGAGCCGCCGCAAGAACGacaagaacgagagagagaaagagaacgagaAGAAGAGCCTCTGCAGGAGAGTGGACATGCACGTCGACTTCAACCAGATCGGATGGGGCTCCTGGATCATCTTCCCTAAAAAGTACAACGCCTACCGCTGTGAAGGGGCATGTCCTAATCCACTTGGACAGGACTTCCACCCTACAAACCATGCCTACATGCAG AGTTTACTGAAACACTTCCAGCCGGGTCGAGTTCCCTCGCCGTGCTGCGCTCCAGTCCGCACCAGCGCCCTCAGCATGCTGTACTACGAGAACGGAGAGATGATCCTGCGGCATCATGAAGAGATGGTTGTGGAGGAGTGCGGCTGTCACTGA
- the ndr2 gene encoding nodal-related 2 isoform X2 produces the protein MHKPNKHLDVCLNTYNNTKKDVVFRDRNWITTFDLSTLLSERHVQAVELRIRVPTVTLQPEVTVELRHHQDRPCPKRSVCIEDQSLGFLPESSLISSSNHWRVYNVTARLLRWMDVALSQRRSRAMRRKVKGHAPSGVKVANMGMNRALLVVFSHEGSKDGEQDKASLLRTAERSKFLLSAESQVVRRVKRQKSRRKNDKNEREKENEKKSLCRRVDMHVDFNQIGWGSWIIFPKKYNAYRCEGACPNPLGQDFHPTNHAYMQSLLKHFQPGRVPSPCCAPVRTSALSMLYYENGEMILRHHEEMVVEECGCH, from the exons ATGCATAAACCAAACAAGCACCtggacgtgtgt ctTAACACATACAACAATACAAAGAAag atgtAGTCTTTCGAGACAGAAACTGGATCACGACCTTTGACCTTTCCACTTTGCTCTCGGAGCGCCACGTCCAGGCTGTCGAGCTGAGGATCCGCGTTCCTACGGTGACCCTTCAGCCAGAGGTTACCGTGGAGCTGCGTCATCATCAGGACCGGCCGTGTCCCAAACGCAGCGTGTGCATCGAGGACCAGTCACTGGGATTTCTCCCAGAATCCTCTCTGATCAGCTCGTCCAATCATTGGAGAGTGTATAACGTCACGGCTCGGCTGCTCCGCTGGATGGACGTCGCGCTCTCGCAGAGGAGGAGTAGGGCGATGAGGAGgaaggtcaaaggtcacgcCCCTTCAGGCGTCAAGGTGGCAAACATGGGAATGAATCGCGCGCTGCTGGTGGTGTTCTCACACGAGGGATCGAAGGACGGAGAGCAGGATAAAGCAAGTCTGCTTCGTACGGCCGAGCGCTCCAAATTCCTCCTGAGTGCGGAGAGTCAGGTGGTGAGGAGGGTGAAGAGGCAGAAGAGCCGCCGCAAGAACGacaagaacgagagagagaaagagaacgagaAGAAGAGCCTCTGCAGGAGAGTGGACATGCACGTCGACTTCAACCAGATCGGATGGGGCTCCTGGATCATCTTCCCTAAAAAGTACAACGCCTACCGCTGTGAAGGGGCATGTCCTAATCCACTTGGACAGGACTTCCACCCTACAAACCATGCCTACATGCAG AGTTTACTGAAACACTTCCAGCCGGGTCGAGTTCCCTCGCCGTGCTGCGCTCCAGTCCGCACCAGCGCCCTCAGCATGCTGTACTACGAGAACGGAGAGATGATCCTGCGGCATCATGAAGAGATGGTTGTGGAGGAGTGCGGCTGTCACTGA